A window of Danaus plexippus chromosome 12, MEX_DaPlex, whole genome shotgun sequence contains these coding sequences:
- the LOC116772274 gene encoding activating transcription factor of chaperone, which yields MSSSHWDESLASANNLLTDNECCILLDESLFYADQDILKSFPGAATKIETASFQDDLTNTMYPPSPVDIKPSQAERAEDLLQQLESQCKQENIYSNWFEEKVENSIFDNISQGPEPEFRPVAVDYTAQTVPRSTEVLLREFESVYSGVQLTHLTPPQSPPGPATQLLLSYAQAQAAPPLQPLTVEQWPLIPPQSSLPEYDCDPQALEELVRHRAAQLESPQPAHSPSPSPQSSPSSSPRSSSTDEDWTSSRPKPYSRNGDDRRSRKKEQNKNAATRYRQKKKAEIEVLLNEEQELRKRHGELGDKCSDLQREIRYIKGILRDLFKAKGLIK from the exons ATGAGTTCGAGTCATTGGGACGAGTCGCTGGCTTCGGCCAACAACCTTCTCACTGATAACGAGTGCTGTATACTGCTCGATGAAAGCCTATTCTATGCCGATCAAG ATATTCTTAAGAGCTTTCCGGGCGCTGCAACAAAGATCGAAACGGCTAGCTTCCAAGATGACCTTACCAACACCATGTACCCACCGTCTCCTGTGGACATCAAGCCCAGTCAAGCGGAGCGAGCTGAAGATCTGCTGCAGCAGCTGGAAAGTCAATGCAAACAAG aaaACATATACTCTAACTGGTTCGAAGAGAAAGTTGAGAACAGCATCTTCGATAATATCAGTCAGGGACCAGAGCCGGAGTTCCGGCCGGTGGCTGTCGATTACACCGCGCAGACCGTGCCGCGCTCCACCGAGGTTCTTTTGAGGGAGTTCGAGTCGGTGTACAGTGGCGTCCAACTGACTCACCTCACCCCGCCTCAGAGCCCGCCCGGTCCGGCTACCCAACTCCTGCTAAGCTACGCCCAAGCTCAGGCTGCTCCGCCTTTACAACCACTAACTGTCGAGCAATGGCCATTGATCCCGCCCCAAAGCTCATTACCGGAGTACGACTGCGATCCTCAGGCCCTCGAGGAGTTGGTCCGCCATCGTGCCGCTCAATTGGAATCGCCGCAGCCCGCGCACAGCCCTTCACCATCACCGCAATCATCACCGTCCTCATCGCCGCGGTCATCTTCCACTGATGAGGATTGGACATCATCCCGCCCCAAGCCGTACTCCCGGAACGGTGATGATCGCAGGTCTCGTAAGAAGGAGCAGAACAAGAATGCGGCTACCCGTTACCGCCAGAAGAAGAAAGCCGAGATCGAGGTGCTCCTCAACGAGGAACAGGAGCTGCGCAAGCGACACGGTGAGCTCGGGGACAAGTGTTCCGACCTCCAACGCGAGATCCGCTACATCAAGGGCATCCTGCGCGACCTCTTCAAGGCAAAAGGCCTCATCAAATAG